One segment of Cutaneotrichosporon cavernicola HIS019 DNA, chromosome: 4 DNA contains the following:
- a CDS encoding uncharacterized protein (Glycosyl Hydrolase Family 88), with protein MRAIIPAALLATVNAVHLTPNQLNTVWEHAVRMSNFSWENGTIGETWLEWKYPHLSVFSSTAPLPLPDLTPDQVPEIMQLAEDTLANRPVNFTNPALPTNISATGANASSTSEGGLRRRQTPTSVPVPTASTSTATSSTPLLVPLAANSQLPHGQPLLEDGAAGDPASLGVTVLVADKASSGTLIKGVSFMQAAQSQVDYLLYGVPRNEQGAISHRAATFQLWADNVYMVPPFLAYFGAITNNQTLLQTAFDQISAYRQGLQDPETKLWRHMSPGPEAEDPNLWATGNAWAAAGILRVLATIKRSQFAEGMGDQVTQLQVWAAEILGASKEYMTHDGLLRNYINNASDFVDAAATALMASAGLRMATLNLTNDHVDAATKMLAGASRNVNSTGYLTNVTDPYSFHQPGTVSPEGNAFVVLGYAAYNDWEKMGKPGNTRGKDPLSGAGRAGASLVGVLLAVGVGVAAM; from the exons ATGCGCGCAATAATCCCAGCCGCACTCCTCGCGACCGTGAACGCGGTCCACCTCACTCCAAACCAGCTGAACACGGTATGGGAGCACGCGGTGCGCATGTCCAACTTCTC ATGGGAGAACGGGACGATCGGCGAGACATGGTTGGAATGGAAGTATCCCCATCTCTCCGTGTTTTCGTCAACCGCCCCGCTTCCCCTGCCCGACCTGACGCCGGACCAAGTGCCCGAAATCATGCAGTTGGCGGAGGATACGCTGGCTAACAGGCCGGTGAATTTCACCAACCCCGCCTTGCCGACCAATATCTCGGCCACGGGGGCGAACGCCTCCTCTACCAGTGAGGGAgggctgcgccgccgccagaCGCCCACGTCGGTCCCAGTGCCAACGGCGAGTACATCGACAGCCACCTCCAGCACCCCGCTCCTCGTTCCCCTCGCTGCCAACTCACAGCTACCTCACGGCCAGCCGTTGTTGGAGGACGGCGCAGCGGGCGATCCCGCCTCGCTTGGGGTGACTGTGCTGgtcgccgacaaggcgAGCTCGGGAACGCTGATCAAGGGTGTGTCGTTCATGCAAGCCGCGCAGAGTCAGGTCGACTACCTTCTGTACGGTGTGCCGCGG AACGAGCAGGGCGCAATCTcgcaccgcgccgccaccttCCAACTCTGGGCCGACAACGTATACATGGTCCCCCCTTTCCTAGCCTACTTTGGCGCGATAACCAACAACCAGACCCTCCTCCAAACCGCGTTCGATCAAATCTCAGCTTACAGACAAGGCCTACAGGACCCGGAAACAAAGTTGTGGCGACATATGAGTCCTGGACCTGAGGCGGAGGATCCGAATCTCTGGGCAACGGGGAACGCTTGGGCCGCCGCTGGGATTCTCAGAGTGCTTGCGACGATTAAACGGTCTCAGTTTGCGGAAGGGATGGGGGATCAGGTTACGCAGTTGCAGGTTTGGGCGGCGGAGATATTGGGGGCGAGTAAGGAGTATATG acccACGACGGCCTCTTACGGAACTACATTAACAACGCCTCCGActtcgtcgacgccgccgccaccgcaTTAATGGCGTCCGCCGGTCTTCGCATGGCAACCCTAAACCTAACCAACGACCACGTCGATGCGGCCACCAAAATgctcgccggcgcgtcAAGGAACGTAAACTCTACCGGATACCTGACCAACGTGACGGACCCCTACAGTTTCCACCAGCCAGGCACAGTCAGTCCCGAAGGAAACGCTTTCGTGGTGTTGGGTTATGCGGCGTATAACGACTGGGAAAAGATGGGGAAGCCGGGGAATACGAGGGGGAAAGATCCGTTGTCGGGGGCCGGGCGGGCTGGTGCGAGTTTGGTGGGTGTGCTCCTTGCTGttggagtgggagtggcgGCGATGTGA